A section of the Chlorocebus sabaeus isolate Y175 chromosome 17, mChlSab1.0.hap1, whole genome shotgun sequence genome encodes:
- the LSM2 gene encoding U6 snRNA-associated Sm-like protein LSm2, with amino-acid sequence MLFYSFFKSLVGKDVVVELKNDLSICGTLHSVDQYLNIKLTDISVTDPEKYPHMLSVKNCFIRGSVVRYVQLPADEVDTQLLQDAARKEALQQKQ; translated from the exons ATG ctcttctattcttttttcaagtCCCTTGTGGGCAAGGATGTGGTCGTGGAACTCAAGAATGACCTGAG CATCTGTGGAACCCTCCATTCTGTGGATCAG TATCTCAACATCAAACTAACTGACATCAGTGTCACAGACCCTGagaaatatcctcacatg TTATCAGTGAAGAACTGCTTCATTCGGGGCTCAGTGGTCCGATATGTGCAGCTGCCAGCAGACGAGGTCGACACACAGTTGCTGCAGGATGCAGCAAGGAAGGAAGCCCTGCAGCAGAAACAGTGa